The Sesamum indicum cultivar Zhongzhi No. 13 linkage group LG2, S_indicum_v1.0, whole genome shotgun sequence genome contains a region encoding:
- the LOC105155760 gene encoding protein DETOXIFICATION 24-like isoform X1, protein MDNGMQESLLCTAAEEKSDLKGRIWEESKKIWRVAFPGIVSRVTSFGKIVVTQSFVGHISAVDLAGYALVQTISERFVEGIVIGMSSATETLCGQAFGAKQYHMMGIFLQRSWLVDLATVTVLLPTFIFGTPIFNLLGEKQDIAESAGNISLWFILFVYSIVFSLTIQMYLQAQQKNMVIAWLSVMHLVVHIPLSWIFVYVLDWGTNGAMAALSISSWLLVCGEFIYIFGGWCPDSWKGFSFSAFKDIFPVVKLSISSGLMVCLELWYYAILVLLAGYMKNAEASISAFSICLNVLAWIFMISFGIFGSAVVRVANELGRGDAKATKFSIKVLIGTSVTIAVFFWILCLVFRDKLGYLFTNEEEVAQTVSDLSLLLAFSVLLSGIYPVLSGVAVGAGLQTKAAIINLVCFYVIGLPIGAVLGYIFQLQVKGIWLGMMSGVVAETFALSFMVWRTNWDEEVSITSARLKRWYLESSEDNKTSSVHF, encoded by the exons ATGGATAATGGCATGCAAGAGAGTCTGCTTTGCACTGCAGCAGAAGAAAAGAGTGACTTGAAGGGAAGGATTTGGGAAGAATCCAAGAAAATATGGAGGGTTGCATTTCCAGGTATTGTTTCAAGGGTGACTTCATTCGGAAAGATAGTCGTGACTCAGTCATTCGTTGGACATATAAGTGCAGTGGATCTTGCGGGATACGCCCTCGTACAGACCATAAGCGAGCGTTTTGTGGAAGGAATAGTG ATTGGAATGTCGAGTGCAACCGAAACTCTCTGTGGCCAAGCCTTTGGAGCAAAACAATACCACATGATGGGTATTTTCCTACAACGGTCGTGGTTGGTTGATCTAGCCACGGTAACCGTCTTACTTCCCACTTTCATATTTGGAACACCAATCTTTAATCTACTGGGGGAGAAACAAGACATCGCTGAATCCGCAGGAAACATTTCTCTGTGGTTCATTCTATTTGTCTATAGTATTGTTTTCTCCTTGACAATCCAAATGTATCTGCAAGCACAGCAGAAAAACATGGTCATTGCGTGGCTATCAGTTATGCACCTTGTCGTCCACATTCCCTTGTCTTGGATTTTCGTCTATGTTCTGGATTGGGGGACTAATGGAGCAATGGCTGCACTATCCATATCTTCGTGGCTTTTGGTTTGTGGAGAATTTATCTACATCTTCGGGGGTTGGTGCCCTGACTCATGGAAAGGCTTCTCTTTCTCCGCCTTCAAGGACATTTTTCCAGTAGTGAAACTCTCTATATCATCTGGTCTTATGGTCTG CTTGGAGTTATGGTACTATGCAATTCTGGTCTTACTGGCTGGATACATGAAAAATGCAGAGGCTTCGATATCCGCCTTCTCTATATG CCTCAATGTCCTTGCTTGGATATTCATGATCAGTTTTGGCATCTTCGGGTCTGCAGT GGTACGAGTAGCAAATGAGCTAGGCAGAGGAGATGCTAAAGCAACAAAGTTCTCAATCAAAGTACTAATAGGCACATCCGTTACCATAGCCGTGTTCTTCTGGATTCTTTGCTTGGTATTCAGGGACAAACTTGGATACTTGTTCACAAACGAAGAGGAAGTGGCGCAGACCGTGTCGGacctctctcttcttctcgCTTTCTCAGTGTTGCTCAGCGGCATATACCCGGTGCTCTCAG GCGTGGCGGTGGGAGCAGGGTTGCAAACGAAAGCTGCGATTATTAACCTTGTTTGCTTCTATGTAATTGGACTACCAATCGGAGCAGTTCTTGGATACATATTTCAACTTCAAGTCAAG GGAATATGGCTAGGAATGATGAGTGGAGTTGTTGCTGAAACATTTGCACTTAGCTTCATGGTATGGAGAACAAACTGGGATGAAGAG GTATCGATAACTTCAGCGCGACTCAAACGATGGTACCTGGAATCCTCAGAGGACAACAAGACTAGTTCCGTTCATTTTTGA
- the LOC105155760 gene encoding protein DETOXIFICATION 24-like isoform X3, translating into MDNGMQESLLCTAAEEKSDLKGRIWEESKKIWRVAFPGIVSRVTSFGKIVVTQSFVGHISAVDLAGYALVQTISERFVEGIVIGMSSATETLCGQAFGAKQYHMMGIFLQRSWLVDLATQKNMVIAWLSVMHLVVHIPLSWIFVYVLDWGTNGAMAALSISSWLLVCGEFIYIFGGWCPDSWKGFSFSAFKDIFPVVKLSISSGLMVCLELWYYAILVLLAGYMKNAEASISAFSICLNVLAWIFMISFGIFGSAVVRVANELGRGDAKATKFSIKVLIGTSVTIAVFFWILCLVFRDKLGYLFTNEEEVAQTVSDLSLLLAFSVLLSGIYPVLSGVAVGAGLQTKAAIINLVCFYVIGLPIGAVLGYIFQLQVKGIWLGMMSGVVAETFALSFMVWRTNWDEEVSITSARLKRWYLESSEDNKTSSVHF; encoded by the exons ATGGATAATGGCATGCAAGAGAGTCTGCTTTGCACTGCAGCAGAAGAAAAGAGTGACTTGAAGGGAAGGATTTGGGAAGAATCCAAGAAAATATGGAGGGTTGCATTTCCAGGTATTGTTTCAAGGGTGACTTCATTCGGAAAGATAGTCGTGACTCAGTCATTCGTTGGACATATAAGTGCAGTGGATCTTGCGGGATACGCCCTCGTACAGACCATAAGCGAGCGTTTTGTGGAAGGAATAGTG ATTGGAATGTCGAGTGCAACCGAAACTCTCTGTGGCCAAGCCTTTGGAGCAAAACAATACCACATGATGGGTATTTTCCTACAACGGTCGTGGTTGGTTGATCTAGCCACG CAGAAAAACATGGTCATTGCGTGGCTATCAGTTATGCACCTTGTCGTCCACATTCCCTTGTCTTGGATTTTCGTCTATGTTCTGGATTGGGGGACTAATGGAGCAATGGCTGCACTATCCATATCTTCGTGGCTTTTGGTTTGTGGAGAATTTATCTACATCTTCGGGGGTTGGTGCCCTGACTCATGGAAAGGCTTCTCTTTCTCCGCCTTCAAGGACATTTTTCCAGTAGTGAAACTCTCTATATCATCTGGTCTTATGGTCTG CTTGGAGTTATGGTACTATGCAATTCTGGTCTTACTGGCTGGATACATGAAAAATGCAGAGGCTTCGATATCCGCCTTCTCTATATG CCTCAATGTCCTTGCTTGGATATTCATGATCAGTTTTGGCATCTTCGGGTCTGCAGT GGTACGAGTAGCAAATGAGCTAGGCAGAGGAGATGCTAAAGCAACAAAGTTCTCAATCAAAGTACTAATAGGCACATCCGTTACCATAGCCGTGTTCTTCTGGATTCTTTGCTTGGTATTCAGGGACAAACTTGGATACTTGTTCACAAACGAAGAGGAAGTGGCGCAGACCGTGTCGGacctctctcttcttctcgCTTTCTCAGTGTTGCTCAGCGGCATATACCCGGTGCTCTCAG GCGTGGCGGTGGGAGCAGGGTTGCAAACGAAAGCTGCGATTATTAACCTTGTTTGCTTCTATGTAATTGGACTACCAATCGGAGCAGTTCTTGGATACATATTTCAACTTCAAGTCAAG GGAATATGGCTAGGAATGATGAGTGGAGTTGTTGCTGAAACATTTGCACTTAGCTTCATGGTATGGAGAACAAACTGGGATGAAGAG GTATCGATAACTTCAGCGCGACTCAAACGATGGTACCTGGAATCCTCAGAGGACAACAAGACTAGTTCCGTTCATTTTTGA
- the LOC105155914 gene encoding protein DETOXIFICATION 24-like produces the protein ISISFLGHISSVDLAGYALVQTISERFVDGIVIGMSSATETLCGQAFGAKQYHMMGIFLQRSWLVNLATLTILLPVFIFGTAIFSVLGEENDIAESAGRVSLWFILFVYSIAFSITIQMYLQAQQKNMVIAWLSVMQFAVHIPLSWLFVYVLDWGTNGAMAALSISSWLLACGEFVYIFGGWCADSWKGFSFAAFKDIFPVVKLSISSGLMVCLELWYYAILVLLAGYMKNAEASISAFSICLNVLGWIFMISVGIMGSATYAVRVANELGRGDAKATKFSIKVLMGTSIVIGLLFWILCLVFGNKLGYLFTNEEEVARTVSDLSHLLAFSMLLNTIYPVLSGSSMLYLVYCPGVAVGAGLQTKAAIINLVCFYIIGLPIGAILGYVFQLQTQGIWIGMVSGVVTETLALSFMIWRANWDEEVLITSVRLKRWYLKSLEGNMT, from the exons atatctatttcttttct TGGACATATAAGTTCAGTGGATCTTGCTGGTTATGCACTCGTTCAGACCATAAGTGAGCGTTTTGTGGATGGAATAGTG ATTGGGATGTCGAGTGCAACCGAAACTCTTTGCGGGCAAGCCTTTGGAGCAAAACAGTACCACATGATGGGTATTTTTCTGCAACGATCATGGTTGGTCAATCTTGCCACGCTAACCATCTTACTTCCAGTTTTCATCTTTGGAACAGCAATCTTTAGTGTACTAGGTGAGGAAAACGACATTGCTGAATCCGCAGGACGTGTTTCTCTGTGGTTCATTCTATTTGTCTACAGTATTGCTTTCTCCATAACAATCCAAATGTATCTGCAAGCACAGCAGAAAAACATGGTCATCGCCTGGCTATCCGTTATGCAGTTTGCCGTCCACATTCCCTTGTCTTGGCTTTTCGTCTATGTTCTGGATTGGGGGACTAATGGAGCAATGGCTGCACTATCCATATCTTCTTGGCTCTTGGCCTGCGGAGAATTTGTCTACATTTTCGGGGGTTGGTGCGCCGACTCATGGAAAGGCTTCTCCTTCGCCGCCTTCAAGGACATATTTCCAGTAGTGAAACTCTCAATATCCTCTGGTCTGATGGTCTG CTTGGAGTTATGGTACTATGCAATTCTGGTCTTACTGGCTGGATACATGAAAAATGCAGAGGCTTCCATATCCGCCTTCTCTATAT GCCTCAATGTCCTCGGTTGGATATTCATGATCAGTGTTGGCATCATGGGGTCTGCAACATATGC GGTACGAGTAGCAAATGAGCTAGGCAGAGGAGATGCTAAGGCTACAAAGTTCTCAATCAAAGTATTGATGGGCACATCAATTGTGATAGGGCTGTTGTTCTGGATTCTTTGCTTGGTATTTGGTAACAAACTTGGTTACTTGTTCACGAACGAAGAGGAAGTGGCACGGACCGTGTCGGACCTCTCTCATCTCCTTGCTTTCTCAATGTTGCTCAACACCATTTACCCTGTTCTCTCAGGTTCATCAATGTTATATC TTGTTTACTGTCCAGGTGTGGCGGTTGGAGCAGGGTTGCAGACGAAAGCCGCAATTATTAACCTTGTTTGCTTCTATATCATTGGACTACCAATTGGCGCCATTCTTGGATATGTATTTCAGCTTCAAA CACAGGGAATATGGATTGGAATGGTCAGTGGAGTTGTTACTGAAACACTTGCACTTAGCTTCATGATATGGAGAGCAAACTGGGATGAAGAG GTATTGATAACTTCAGTACGACTCAAACGATGGTACCTAAAATCCTTAGAGGGGAATATGACATAG
- the LOC105155760 gene encoding protein DETOXIFICATION 24-like isoform X2, with product MDNGMQESLLCTAAEEKSDLKGRIWEESKKIWRVAFPVDLAGYALVQTISERFVEGIVIGMSSATETLCGQAFGAKQYHMMGIFLQRSWLVDLATVTVLLPTFIFGTPIFNLLGEKQDIAESAGNISLWFILFVYSIVFSLTIQMYLQAQQKNMVIAWLSVMHLVVHIPLSWIFVYVLDWGTNGAMAALSISSWLLVCGEFIYIFGGWCPDSWKGFSFSAFKDIFPVVKLSISSGLMVCLELWYYAILVLLAGYMKNAEASISAFSICLNVLAWIFMISFGIFGSAVVRVANELGRGDAKATKFSIKVLIGTSVTIAVFFWILCLVFRDKLGYLFTNEEEVAQTVSDLSLLLAFSVLLSGIYPVLSGVAVGAGLQTKAAIINLVCFYVIGLPIGAVLGYIFQLQVKGIWLGMMSGVVAETFALSFMVWRTNWDEEVSITSARLKRWYLESSEDNKTSSVHF from the exons ATGGATAATGGCATGCAAGAGAGTCTGCTTTGCACTGCAGCAGAAGAAAAGAGTGACTTGAAGGGAAGGATTTGGGAAGAATCCAAGAAAATATGGAGGGTTGCATTTCCAG TGGATCTTGCGGGATACGCCCTCGTACAGACCATAAGCGAGCGTTTTGTGGAAGGAATAGTG ATTGGAATGTCGAGTGCAACCGAAACTCTCTGTGGCCAAGCCTTTGGAGCAAAACAATACCACATGATGGGTATTTTCCTACAACGGTCGTGGTTGGTTGATCTAGCCACGGTAACCGTCTTACTTCCCACTTTCATATTTGGAACACCAATCTTTAATCTACTGGGGGAGAAACAAGACATCGCTGAATCCGCAGGAAACATTTCTCTGTGGTTCATTCTATTTGTCTATAGTATTGTTTTCTCCTTGACAATCCAAATGTATCTGCAAGCACAGCAGAAAAACATGGTCATTGCGTGGCTATCAGTTATGCACCTTGTCGTCCACATTCCCTTGTCTTGGATTTTCGTCTATGTTCTGGATTGGGGGACTAATGGAGCAATGGCTGCACTATCCATATCTTCGTGGCTTTTGGTTTGTGGAGAATTTATCTACATCTTCGGGGGTTGGTGCCCTGACTCATGGAAAGGCTTCTCTTTCTCCGCCTTCAAGGACATTTTTCCAGTAGTGAAACTCTCTATATCATCTGGTCTTATGGTCTG CTTGGAGTTATGGTACTATGCAATTCTGGTCTTACTGGCTGGATACATGAAAAATGCAGAGGCTTCGATATCCGCCTTCTCTATATG CCTCAATGTCCTTGCTTGGATATTCATGATCAGTTTTGGCATCTTCGGGTCTGCAGT GGTACGAGTAGCAAATGAGCTAGGCAGAGGAGATGCTAAAGCAACAAAGTTCTCAATCAAAGTACTAATAGGCACATCCGTTACCATAGCCGTGTTCTTCTGGATTCTTTGCTTGGTATTCAGGGACAAACTTGGATACTTGTTCACAAACGAAGAGGAAGTGGCGCAGACCGTGTCGGacctctctcttcttctcgCTTTCTCAGTGTTGCTCAGCGGCATATACCCGGTGCTCTCAG GCGTGGCGGTGGGAGCAGGGTTGCAAACGAAAGCTGCGATTATTAACCTTGTTTGCTTCTATGTAATTGGACTACCAATCGGAGCAGTTCTTGGATACATATTTCAACTTCAAGTCAAG GGAATATGGCTAGGAATGATGAGTGGAGTTGTTGCTGAAACATTTGCACTTAGCTTCATGGTATGGAGAACAAACTGGGATGAAGAG GTATCGATAACTTCAGCGCGACTCAAACGATGGTACCTGGAATCCTCAGAGGACAACAAGACTAGTTCCGTTCATTTTTGA